In the genome of Lactuca sativa cultivar Salinas chromosome 3, Lsat_Salinas_v11, whole genome shotgun sequence, the window TTGGTAAAAAGTCAAAGAAATCCTTTGATTTATTTAGAAGAAGAAAAACTTGTTTTGAATTAGATTTATAATATGAcatatggatatatatatatatatatatatatatatatatatatatatatatatttatgcaggAGCCATTTGAGTGTTATGAGATGTCAGATATTGAAGGTGGATTAGGATTAAAGAGAAAACATTTAATAGCAATTGGTCTTTTGGTTGGAAATGATCATGATTCCAAAGGAGTCCAAGGGATTGGAATCGAAACTGCACTTTCATTTGTCAAATCTTTCAATGAAGATGAGGTTTTAGATAGGTTTGAATCATTTTTTCTTCATCATTTCACATATTTTTAAAaccaaattacaaaaaaaaaacattaatcatATTTTAGGTAGTTTTGTGGTTTATTCAATATTGTTTTTATCCTTTCAATCAAACCATAAAAGTTTCAGACGTTTTTCCAAATTAACCATTTTGATATAAGTGGTTAAACTACAAAATTGCCcaaaatataatgtttttttttctgtaaTTATCCTTATTTGTAACACCAAAAGCCCAAACAACTCAATAAGATCAACTTGCATATATGGTGCATGTTATTTGACTATTTTACCCATGATGGATGTTTACGTAGGTTATGTGCATTAGGAAGTGGAGACATGCTTTCTATGATGGGGTACAAGGGCGATTCCGTCATTAATTTAGATGAAAACTCAACGAAAATAAAGTTATCTCATTGTTCATTATGTGGGCATCCTGGAAGCAAGAGATCTCATCTTAAAGATTCTTGTGAAGTTTGCAGTTCAAGTAATAATCACAAAGGTTGTGTGCAAAAACCGATTGGATTTAAATGTGATTGCTTATCATGTCATCaggtatttattttgaaaatcattccATTTATAGTAGTAAAACTAAAGTTATTTTCAGTatctagcatcctactttcaattctttctatttttaatgtttttcttatTAGAGcattaaactttgaaaaatctatccaTTTATAGCAGTGAAATGTtgagaaatgaaagtaggatgccaAAATAAAcaaatcagaaaaataaaaagtATATTGCTCTCTAATATTTCTTGCATTATGTAAAAGTTACATAACAATGAATAACTTTAATCAACTGATTATCTGATTCTGATTTTTTTTTGAGTGATATATTATATAGGATAAGAAAGAAAAGGAACAAAAGAAGAATGAAGCTTGGAAAATGAGAGTATGCAATAAAATCGCCTCAGAGCCAAACTTTCCAAATAATGCAATCATTCAAATGTatttaagcaacaaccacaccaATTTCACTGGTAACTTCCAAAACATCAATATTTTTTCAATGTCATTTTTTCTGTTTATTGTAACATTTTACTTTGTAAAATCTACTTAATTATTGCAATGTCGTTTGaataaaaaacaatttttgaTGCTATAATTAGGTaggtttttcaaagtacaatgtgtTGATAAGTAAAAAGATGAAAGTACATGAAAGATAGTTCCTACACTTTGAGAAGTAGGGATCTCCATTAACAAAATGTGCTTGCTTCTAACTTTTACCTTAATTCCCTATAAATACTTTGTTAAGATTTGTAAGgggaaaattacaaaaaaaaaacattaatgatTTGGCTATATTGGGTATAGAATTTATTAATTAGAATCTTTTGataggaaaagaaaaataaaagtatgatgctataataaacaaatcgatcgaagtacgttgctatttcttgcatttaacattTCTTTATACTTTATATCCACTCctaacacttttttttttttggatagaTGCAGAACCATTTATATCATGGAAAAATCCAAACACGGAAATGCTGATTGATTATATAGGTTATAAGCTAAATTGGGAACCCTCTTTTACACGACAAAAACTCTTTCCACTTTTGTCCACCATTTTCTTGAGAAATAAAGCCAAAAATCAAGAAACCGGATTATTACATGGACAATACGAGTTTGACTTCATTCAAAGAACAAAGACAAGATTGGGTCATATGTTGTATGTGGTCACTTGGACAAAACATGGTCAAATAGTCAACACTCATATCCCTACAACACCTTTGGAAGATTCTCAAGTTCAagaatatgatgatgatgatgatgatgatgatgatgatgatgacattGATGAATCGGTTAATAATGTTTGTGTTGATATTGATAATGAGTGTGTGATGACTGATGAAAATATGGATCTTGTTATGGCTGCATATCCGCAAAAGGTTAATCAATTTATACAACAAAAGGTGAGAATTTTTCCTTTTCTATTTAGTATATTTGTCTTCAAATTTAATGAAGATTGtgggaaatagcaatgtacttttaccATTACATGTAAGTAAATTGCTATTATGagtagaaaaagaaaaaaaaaaaaatttttttgCTTATATTTGTAAAAAGTGCAAACTACATTACCATTttgtacaattttctctaacatTTACTTATTTATTGTTGGAAAAACTTTCAGGAGTTAAAAGAATCAAAATCGAAGAAAAAAGGTAGAGCAAAATCTACATCAACACCCGAGAAATCATTATCACCATCATCAAGAAGTGTTCAACTTAGTATAAAAGAATTTTATCGTTCATCTAAAGGTGAATCTATGGAGAAGTTGAAAGACAATGATTCTTCTACTACAGTGAAAAGGAATGTTACAAGGGGTAATTTCTCAAAATCTGCAAGGCGTCGCTTGCTTTTTGActagttttgtgaaaatgtagGTGGATTTGTATGTGCATAGTTTGTTTTGTGTTACTCGGTAGTGAAATTCCTAGTTTACCCTTTATGGTTTAGTATCGTGTGTTTCATCTTGTAAAGCTTAAATGTTTGTTTATGCAAAAGatgtttcattttattttacTCAATTTATGCAACAAAATGTGTTTTTTTAGATTCCTTTTGGCAAAAATTGCTTGAAGCTGGTAGTTGAATgttgtagcttttatttgtaTAGAATCGTTTGTTAGAAGTAAGAGTTTGAAAGGTGTAAAATTACTAAAAAAGACATCCGAAGAAAAACTCAAAATTGAAATATAAAAGCTTGTTGACTAACTCACTAACACGCCCGAAATTGTGGTAACCAATTACTCAATAATGTGACAATGACATTggttaaatgtttatttatataacagtgttttattttattacaaaTATTTGATTGATTGTTGATAAGATACCTAAAATACCCCTTTATAGTGACAATAGGAAATTTTTGTGGACATAATTGGATATGACAAAAGAGGCCACCTTACAAAATTAGAAAGGATCAAAACTAGTGACGAAAAACAATAGTGAAACAACTATTTATCATATTCTTACAAAATTGAAGGGCAAATTAGGAATATCGTTTTCATGTTCATATTGAAATCTGAAACAAGATATAAAGAAGTATCACAACTACGAACTGTTTGACTAACAGTCAAATGTTTTTGTATgagcaaaatggtcatttaggcTACTATAATGATTTAGATTTGTTGTTGATGAAAAGTTTGTTAAGGCGTAAGGGCTAAATGGTTGTTTAGGTGGTGGTTGTATGAGAAGTGTAAATGAGTACCTTTTAAATGGTTAATCATAAATGAAGATACTATCCTTACCTTTTAtccttataaataaaaaaaaggtattttttttaacttttttcttttaattgatttaattgatcAAGTACCGATATAAATGGTTGAGTGAAATAAATTTGTGGTctcaattttatattattgtatgTTTGTTTTGTCACTTTTGCATGTCATGCAATCGTCAATTTCGCAACATCATCTTCCCATTTTCTACGAATGCCAACTATTTCTTctatttttctataaaatactATTAATACACCGGTATTTTTCTGAATACAACGTCCATGTTCCGAATACAAAGTCCATGTTGCTTATAGTTTAGATGATGTATTTTTTTAAACAATAGTATTttgttaaaatattataattcGTCGACCATTTATGACATTAACCTAAAATATATAGAAAGGACATAAATTTAAAAGAAACTCGTGTTACAAAATGTATGGTACTAGATTATGTTTGACAGACTGGATGATAGATGAAAGTAGCTAGTTGATAAAAATATGACGGTCGGTaaactagctgataagctagttaaaatatataaatgacATAAAAGTACTTATAGACGATTGCGTATTTTTTTATTAACTAATAAAGTATAtttgaaagaaataaataaaaaactcaaAACAGTCATAATAATAGATTTTTTAAAAAGTTAacttataaattaatttttaatttgttACCTATAACAAACTAAAAAACcatgaaagttatttgtatacGCCAACATAACCTAATTGTGGCTTGGAGGGCTTTCCATAAAGTACAAAATAAAGCTTTTAATATTATAGTTTTTGTTATAGAGTTTAATGTATTAATTAATTATTCAcgtacataaaaaaaattattgacgTAGGAAATACACCtaattgactaatattaattaattttcttttattcgTAGTATACTTCAATTCAAATTTTGTGtttaataacaaaaaataaataatcaatttcAAATTTAGATCttccattaatatatatatatatatatatatatatatatatatatatatatatatatatatatatatatatatatatatatatatatatatatatatatagggttgagatcggttgagaactcaAAGTTTCCCGAGAACTCGAAAACTAAAAGTAGAGCGTTGGATCAATATTAATTCGTTAAGgacatgatcgtcatcttaccaatctcatttaatgtttaattttttgtgttatttaatatatttatataaatgtctaaaaattaacaaaataccTCAAATTTTcggatttatttttaaaaaaaaataatttttgatttttttaaaaaaattgagatcttttaattttttttcaaaaaacatgaatttctaaaaagatgattttttttttaaaaaactatattttttttttccaaaaaaactgcattttttttttcagaaaaactgcattttttcaaaaaaaaaaaaaaaaaaaactacaatttttataaaaatgtgcaattttttttttcaaaactgcatttttttttaacaaaaaaatcaatgttttaggtgcatatatgcatattttttcaaatgcatatatgcatttttcttatactataatatttgtaagtaaattataaaaaatctcatttttattaatcaatctataaacataatacaattattttattcgatacaaaataaaatataaaaaaaaattcaaagattCACAgtgttatcatttcttcatatcaacatttccatattttcttcaatttatcacttttcacctcttcaatattttccaaaaattcttcaaaatctataggaaaataaaaattttttttgattaatgcaagaatacgcatatgtatatatcatgtaagattcacatgtaattatataatgtgatattcacatgtgattgtatcttttaagatttaaatgtgaaattcataagaaaattttaaaaaataattaacgaaGAACACTTACACAAAATACATGTGTGCATATAGacataattcatatgtgattcacttatgatttacatgtgaatcacatgtaattgatatgtgattcacttgtgaattaCGTGTGAttaatatatgaattacatgtgaatcacatataatacatatgtgatttacatgtgaatcacatgtaattcatatgtgatttacatatgaatcacatgtaattcatatgtgaattacatgtgaatcaaatctaattcatatatgaattacatgtgattcatatgtgaataacatgtgaATCACATCTAATTCATTTATGATTTAcatatgattcatatgtgaataaaatgtgatttacatgtgaatattatgtgatttacatgtgaatcacatgtaattcatatgtgaataacatgtgatttacatgtgaatcacatgattcacatgtaattcatatgtgaattacatgtgtatcacatgtgatttacatgtgaatcacatgtaatttacttAATAAGGTTCGAAAAaaaatcaagaagagaagaaaaaaAGTTACACAAGGGATTTTCTAGAAGGTTTTAATTGTTGGTTCCAACATTAATCATGATAGGAAGAACCTATTACaatgaaaaaaaggaaaaagataTATGTTTGCAAGTgcgaaattatatatatatatatatatatatatatatatatatatatatatatatatatatatatatattttgtgagATGGATAATGTGCAAACATTACTCTCTGAGGATTTATTCCAGCTGCAGCAACATATAAATCCAACTTCCCAATTGCAATTCCAATACCCTGAACTCCTAGATCACCAAGACCCATTATTCTCCTTCCATCTATAACAACAATCATATCAACCTACAAAATGTGCAAAAAGGTTTTGAAATTTGAGCACAAGCACTAATGTATCTATAtcgaataattaaaaaaaaaagaatcataTCATTTATTTAAAAGTAGAGTACCTATTCAGCAGGCCAATTATAAACCAAACAATAAAAATATCAACAAACTATTGTTTCCTGTTATTCCCAGTGTTCCTCCTCATGCTATAGTCAACAATATAAAATCCTTGCACTCTAAACATCTTGATGTTTCCAATAATGTTGTTCCTAGTATTGTCAAAGTGGACCATCCAACATGGGACATTTCCAAAAATCACGTGAATTGTAATGATTTAGTATTCCCTATGACTGTTAACATAGGCTTTTCAGTGGACTATTCTCTACCCTCGGTTTTAATCCTTCATAAACACACGTCCTTTGGAAGAAGAAAATGTTGTTTTAGGGAGTAATGTGAATCATGCTATTATTACTCCAATACAATCAACCGAGAATGAGAATCTTAATTTATCACTTGTCACTATGGCCTCTCTAGAAAATGAAGTTCATCAAAGTGGAACTAGTTTTGAAGACGATGATAAAACTAAGGTCAAAAGATTAATTAGTGAATTCTTTAAGATTGGCAATTTGGTGAGAGATATTGTTGATTCTAGGGTTTCCGCTATGGTTTTTTGTGTAATCACCGCCTGTTGAATAGCGTATTCGACCCATTCAACGACAGAATCACCGACAAATGGCTTGACTTTCTCAAATACGTCGAAATCAGCCACGGATGAAGACGAATCGGGTGATATGTTCGATTTGTTTTCTGATGATTCCTCCATAGTTTGCCGGAGATCCGAGTAACAGTATACAATGATAATCAGGAGTTGCAATGACAAAAAGCTAAAGGATCTGTTGAATCACAAACGAGATAATTCGAGGAGGGATTAGAATTACCAGTTGACGATAACAGAAACAAAATAGCATTAATGACGAAAGCATTGTGAGAAGACGATGGAGAAATTTTCcgaagcttcttcttcttcaattctTAAGGGATTAGACGATTGAGACGACATGAAAGGAATATAATCGATCTGTAAATCCAAATCACACTGTCGGTTTGTTGTTTCTTCGATTCATCATCGATGAGCTGGACATTGGCGAGTGTTAATGGTTGGAGGTGGGATGAAGGTAGGAGAGAGGTGAGATGATGAGATAGAGAGAGAACGGGGGAAGGGAAAGGGCTTGACATTAGGTTATCTCTAAAATGCCCCCAATTCATGTGAAATAAAATGCCCCTGCCTCTTTTTTCCCCTAGTTATCTACAAAAATGCCATAAATCATCCTAACCTTCAATTATTTTGATCTAACGGCCTTTGTTTGGTTCTCGGGAAACTTTGAGTTCTCAGATgatccttcctctctctctctctctctatatatatatatatatatatatatatatatatatataaggaatgatcatttgagaacttatagtttcccgagaacccaagaactaAAGGTGGAACGATAGATCAAAACTTTTAACGACTTAGATCAAAAGTGGCATAATCGTAAATATCAATTATTTTAATGGTATACTAGAATTGTTCAAAATAATGAGAGGGGTATATTGGGCATAAAATATATAATATCCTAATaatcaatttaattaattaataaaaaggtCAGTTTCTCTTTTTTACTCACATAtattatttctctctctctctctctctctatatatatatatatatatatatatatatatatatatatatatatatatcacacataCATCTCCATTCTTCACCGTTCCACCATTGGGAGGTGTCGCTTCTGCCGGTGAAAACATCGACGAGAGACCGATCGGGAAATCTCTCATTCATAGTCGATTTGATCAAGCCCAAACATAATATCATCTACGATTCATATCATTTGTTAACTGCGCTTCTAATTCTCGACCGTGTTCATCTGTTAATTGTTATTCTTAATCAATTTAATCTGTCAATTGTGTTTCTCATCATAATCACATTTTCTTTCAAAATTGTTTATTGATTCATGAATTAATCTAGATTAATTGATATGTTATTTATTGTTGTGATTCTAAATCCTTTATGAACTAATCATGATGTTGCTCTTCACCATTAAAATTGTTACGATGGAACTCCGATTTAAAACATAATCCATTCGATTTAGCTCTCATTTTCACTGGTTGGATTCAATTGCATAGTCTCATCATTCATGCAGAAATCTCTAGCCTCCTGGCATCATCTCGCCTTCTGATGTTGTCGCCTCATCCCCTATTGATCGCCTGGTTCTCACAGTGATTGTGTCGATAGATCGAGGAAAATCAAATGTGAAAGATTACCATTCCTCAtcagatctctctctctctctctctctcattttttctctctctctctctctcacacacacacacacatacatatgtcttcatcACTCTGTTTCAGATATGGATCCACAATTGATTCAGTTTTCATggtcactgatcatcaatcaatGTGAAGATGTGAACTCTAAAATCCTCCAACGACCGAGATTGATCCTGGTTACTAGGATGCCAGAAGTCTTCAACTTTAATCTATCTCATCACCATTAAACCACCTAATCCTAATCAAAGGTGACTGTGAAATCACACCGAGGATAAAATCACACAAACAAACTCGAAGTAGATCCATTTCCATTGAGAAGTAGGTACATTTATCTAAATCTATGTAAGGATTAATGGACACCTGATGAGCCAGCTGCTTGATTAGAAATAGCATGGACTATTAATAATTTATATGTCTCTACTCTCAAGTCTTAAGCATCTTTGCTTTCTTTTAGGATGATGTTTGCCATTTTGCCCTGGCCTCATGATGCTaatgctgcttggaacatgggggAGTGGGATCAGATAGCTGAGTATGTATCTAAACTGGATGATGGTGATGAAACTAAACTTAGGGTGTTAGGGAACACCGCTTCCATTGGTGATGATGCCAACAATGGGACATTCTTCAGGGTTGTTCTGTTATAGATAGACTTTTGATTAATAAGTAAACCAATTCATGATTTGGTTTACATTTCTACAATGGACCTTCTACGccgtaaaattttcaaattactaACTACTCCAACTAAAGGTGGATTACTTGATGAATT includes:
- the LOC111880807 gene encoding flap endonuclease GEN-like 1 isoform X2, translated to MGVGGNFWDILKPYARTEGFDFLRNKRVAIDLSYWIVQHETAIKVHTRNPHLRLTFFRTINLLSKFGAFPVFVADGTPSPLKSHARIMRFFQASGIDPASLPISNGTSVERNKKFSKCVQECVELLELFGIPVLKASGEAEGLCAQLNREGRVDACITSDSDAFLFGAKCVIKHINPNSQEPFECYEMSDIEGGLGLKRKHLIAIGLLVGNDHDSKGVQGIGIETALSFVKSFNEDEVLDRLCALGSGDMLSMMGYKGDSVINLDENSTKIKLSHCSLCGHPGSKRSHLKDSCEVCSSSNNHKGCVQKPIGFKCDCLSCHQDKKEKEQKKNEAWKMRVCNKIASEPNFPNNAIIQMYLSNNHTNFTEPFISWKNPNTEMLIDYIGYKLNWEPSFTRQKLFPLLSTIFLRNKAKNQETGLLHGQYEFDFIQRTKTRLGHMLYVVTWTKHGQIVNTHIPTTPLEDSQVQEYDDDDDDDDDDDDIDESVNNVCVDIDNECVMTDENMDLVMAAYPQKVNQFIQQKELKESKSKKKGRAKSTSTPEKSLSPSSRSVQLSIKEFYRSSKGESMEKLKDNDSSTTVKRNVTRGNFSKSARRRLLFD
- the LOC111880807 gene encoding flap endonuclease GEN-like 1 isoform X1, which encodes MGVGGNFWDILKPYARTEGFDFLRNKRVAIDLSYWIVQHETAIKVHTRNPHLRLTFFRTINLLSKFGAFPVFVADGTPSPLKSHARIMRFFQASGIDPASLPISNGTSVERNKKFSKCVQECVELLELFGIPVLKASGEAEGLCAQLNREGRVDACITSDSDAFLFGAKCVIKHINPNSQEPFECYEMSDIEGGLGLKRKHLIAIGLLVGNDHDSKGVQGIGIETALSFVKSFNEDEVLDRLCALGSGDMLSMMGYKGDSVINLDENSTKIKLSHCSLCGHPGSKRSHLKDSCEVCSSSNNHKGCVQKPIGFKCDCLSCHQDKKEKEQKKNEAWKMRVCNKIASEPNFPNNAIIQMYLSNNHTNFTDAEPFISWKNPNTEMLIDYIGYKLNWEPSFTRQKLFPLLSTIFLRNKAKNQETGLLHGQYEFDFIQRTKTRLGHMLYVVTWTKHGQIVNTHIPTTPLEDSQVQEYDDDDDDDDDDDDIDESVNNVCVDIDNECVMTDENMDLVMAAYPQKVNQFIQQKELKESKSKKKGRAKSTSTPEKSLSPSSRSVQLSIKEFYRSSKGESMEKLKDNDSSTTVKRNVTRGNFSKSARRRLLFD